In one Nitrospirota bacterium genomic region, the following are encoded:
- a CDS encoding vitamin B12-dependent ribonucleotide reductase has protein sequence MEETSKNVLHLTANAKTVLEKRYLKRNEDGAVTETPEELFRRVSRCIASADALYGKSEQEVRRTEEEFHELITSLVFLPNSPTIMNAGRRLGQLSACFVLPVEDSMESIFDAVKYAAIIHKSGGGTGFSFSRLRPRGDVVGSTKGISSGPISFMTAFDTATEAVKQGGTRRGANMGILRVDHPDILNFITCKDHNHRLNNFNISVGLTEDFMKAVEEDKEYDLINPRTKKVANRLRARTVFDTIVKQAWKNGEPGIVFLDRINASNPTPKLGDIESTNPCGEQPLMPYESCNLGSINLARMARTGADGSCEIDWERLRATTWKAVHFLDNVIDVNKYPLQMIDEMTKANRKIGLGVMGWADMLLQMKIPYNSDRAIKLAEEVMGFIQTEGRLASGALAEERGVFPNFELSIYKDEMQVRNATVTTIAPTGSLSIIAGCSSGIEPLFAVSFVRNVMEGTKLIEVNPHFERVAKERGLWNRELMERIAETGSVKDIKEIPEEVREVFVTAHDITPIDHIRMQAAFQKYIDNAVSKTVNFCRTATTKDVEDVYMLAYKKACKGVTVYRDGSREDQVLSTKTGKEASGQEAAPAKISPKKRPAVIKGETRLMKTGCGHLYVTINEDENGRPFEVFTNIGKAGGCASSQAEAIGRLISLALRSNIEPEEIIQQLKGISCHQPSWTEGGKVLSCSDAIAKSLEKYRHAGHGNGNGKKSDEVLHQIGACPECGGAVEHEGGCAICHNCGFTKCG, from the coding sequence ATGGAAGAGACGTCAAAGAATGTTTTACACCTTACCGCGAATGCAAAGACGGTACTCGAGAAGCGCTACTTGAAGAGAAATGAAGACGGGGCCGTTACAGAGACCCCTGAGGAGCTGTTCCGCAGGGTCTCCCGTTGCATCGCTTCCGCCGACGCCCTCTACGGCAAGAGCGAGCAGGAGGTGCGGCGTACCGAAGAAGAGTTCCACGAGCTCATCACCTCGCTCGTCTTCCTCCCCAACAGCCCGACGATAATGAACGCCGGCAGGAGGCTGGGCCAGCTCTCGGCCTGCTTCGTCCTGCCCGTAGAGGACTCCATGGAGTCGATCTTCGATGCCGTCAAGTACGCCGCCATCATTCATAAGTCGGGCGGCGGCACCGGATTCAGCTTCTCCCGGCTGCGGCCCAGGGGCGACGTGGTCGGCTCCACCAAAGGCATCTCCTCGGGCCCCATCTCCTTCATGACCGCCTTCGACACCGCCACCGAGGCGGTGAAGCAGGGCGGCACCAGGCGGGGCGCCAACATGGGCATCCTGCGGGTCGATCACCCTGATATCCTCAACTTCATCACCTGCAAGGACCACAACCACCGCCTCAACAACTTCAACATTTCGGTCGGCCTCACCGAGGACTTCATGAAGGCGGTCGAGGAAGACAAGGAGTACGACCTCATCAACCCGAGGACGAAGAAGGTGGCGAACAGGCTCAGGGCGCGGACCGTCTTCGACACCATCGTCAAACAGGCGTGGAAGAACGGCGAGCCGGGTATCGTCTTCCTCGATCGGATCAATGCATCGAACCCGACACCGAAGCTGGGAGACATCGAGTCGACCAATCCCTGCGGCGAGCAGCCGCTCATGCCGTACGAGTCATGCAACCTCGGCTCTATCAATCTCGCCAGGATGGCGCGCACCGGCGCCGACGGGAGCTGCGAGATCGACTGGGAGCGGCTCAGGGCGACCACCTGGAAAGCGGTGCACTTCCTGGATAACGTCATCGACGTCAATAAATATCCGCTGCAGATGATCGACGAGATGACCAAGGCCAACCGGAAGATCGGCCTCGGGGTCATGGGATGGGCGGACATGCTCCTCCAGATGAAGATACCCTATAACTCCGACCGGGCGATCAAGCTCGCCGAAGAGGTCATGGGATTCATCCAGACCGAGGGGCGGCTCGCTTCAGGCGCCCTTGCCGAGGAGCGCGGCGTCTTCCCGAACTTCGAGCTCAGCATCTACAAAGACGAGATGCAGGTGCGGAATGCGACGGTGACGACCATCGCGCCCACGGGCAGCCTCTCGATCATCGCCGGGTGCTCGTCGGGCATCGAGCCCCTCTTTGCCGTGTCGTTCGTGCGGAACGTCATGGAGGGGACGAAGCTCATCGAGGTCAACCCCCATTTCGAGAGGGTGGCGAAAGAGCGCGGGCTCTGGAACAGGGAGCTCATGGAGCGCATCGCCGAGACCGGCTCGGTCAAGGACATAAAGGAGATACCCGAGGAGGTGCGGGAGGTCTTCGTCACGGCGCACGACATCACGCCGATCGACCATATCAGGATGCAGGCGGCGTTCCAGAAGTACATCGATAACGCGGTGTCGAAGACCGTGAACTTCTGCCGCACCGCGACCACCAAGGATGTGGAGGACGTCTACATGCTCGCCTACAAGAAGGCCTGCAAAGGGGTGACGGTCTACCGCGACGGGTCGCGCGAGGACCAGGTGCTCTCGACGAAGACCGGGAAGGAGGCCTCCGGGCAGGAGGCGGCTCCGGCAAAGATCAGCCCGAAGAAGCGGCCGGCGGTGATCAAGGGAGAGACGAGGCTGATGAAGACCGGGTGCGGCCATCTCTATGTCACGATCAACGAGGACGAGAACGGCAGGCCCTTCGAGGTCTTCACCAATATCGGCAAGGCCGGCGGCTGCGCATCGAGCCAGGCAGAGGCGATCGGCAGGCTCATCTCGCTCGCCCTCAGGTCCAACATCGAGCCCGAAGAGATCATCCAGCAGCTCAAGGGGATCTCGTGCCACCAGCCCTCATGGACCGAGGGCGGCAAAGTGCTCTCCTGCTCCGATGCGATCGCCAAATCGCTCGAGAAGTACAGGCATGCGGGCCACGGCAACGGCAACGGCAAGAAGAGCGACGAGGTGCTGCACCAGATCGGCGCCTGTCCCGAGTGCGGCGGCGCGGTCGAGCACGAGGGCGGCTGCGCCATCTGCCACAACTGCGGGTTCACGAAGTGCGGATAG
- a CDS encoding dCMP deaminase family protein, with the protein MSGDNGNKPFIRPAWDDYFIEIAKVVSSRSTCLRRRYGAVIVKDNVIVSTGYNGAPRGSVNCVDLGRCKRRELNIPAGERYELCEAVHAEQNAIINGSPERMKDAVIYIAGFEEDGSFADGTPCLLCRRMIQNSMIRQIVYLKKDGTIEKIDNVLSWLHQGVPHADAGEGSSNKE; encoded by the coding sequence ATGAGCGGAGATAACGGAAATAAACCTTTTATCCGGCCTGCGTGGGATGACTATTTCATCGAAATCGCAAAGGTCGTCTCATCGCGCTCCACCTGTCTCAGGCGGCGCTACGGCGCGGTCATCGTCAAGGACAATGTCATCGTCAGCACCGGCTACAACGGCGCGCCGCGGGGCTCGGTGAACTGCGTCGACCTCGGCAGGTGCAAACGGCGGGAGCTCAACATCCCCGCGGGAGAGCGCTACGAGCTCTGCGAGGCCGTGCACGCGGAGCAGAACGCCATCATCAACGGCTCGCCCGAGCGCATGAAGGACGCCGTGATCTACATAGCGGGCTTCGAGGAGGACGGTTCCTTTGCCGACGGCACGCCCTGCCTCCTCTGCCGCCGCATGATCCAGAACTCGATGATCCGGCAGATCGTCTATCTCAAAAAAGACGGGACTATCGAAAAGATCGACAACGTGCTCTCCTGGCTCCACCAGGGAGTACCGCATGCAGACGCAGGGGAAGGCTCCTCGAACAAGGAGTAA
- a CDS encoding TraR/DksA family transcriptional regulator: MNTERKERLTALLLNKKAELLNISKRDMGSLINAEARKAYGAGSDDGDVAASLQVEDVSIGALNVRRDMIRQIDNALLRLREDEYGICSDCGEEIEERRLNALPFALLCRDCQEIKEELAKIGERPS; encoded by the coding sequence ATGAATACAGAGAGAAAAGAACGGTTGACGGCCCTTCTGCTGAACAAGAAAGCGGAACTGCTCAACATCTCGAAGCGAGACATGGGCAGCCTCATCAATGCCGAAGCGCGGAAGGCCTACGGCGCGGGGAGCGACGACGGCGACGTGGCTGCCTCGCTGCAGGTGGAGGATGTGAGCATCGGCGCGCTGAATGTGCGGAGGGACATGATACGGCAGATCGACAACGCCCTGCTGCGTCTGCGGGAGGACGAGTACGGCATCTGCAGCGACTGCGGCGAGGAGATCGAAGAGCGGCGCTTGAATGCGCTGCCGTTCGCCCTGCTCTGCCGGGATTGCCAGGAGATCAAGGAAGAGCTTGCAAAAATAGGAGAACGCCCGTCATAG
- the rmuC gene encoding DNA recombination protein RmuC — protein MTELLLIGSGILIGAFFSWLIAGFRHRGEIARHTAALQADYADRIAGLEGRAKGSEAVVGELRQQLQQKDDDLLQLRKELQGERHQRIETVTRLEESQKRLEDSYRSLEQQKELIEVMKKEIADTFSVLSSAALKSSSEDFLRLASENLGKIVAETKGKLGEHQAALDGTVKPLQEMLKRYEQQLREIEEGRHRSFGSLTEQLKSLSTMHEQLQRETSNLVTALSKPKVSGSWGELGLRRVVELAGMTAYCDFYEQESVATEGGRIRPDMIVRLPNGREIVIDAKAPVEAYMAVVAAASDEERKKAIVHYIASVRSHLNVLSSKAYWDQFAQSPEIVVMYLPGESFFSAAIEHDHTLIEDGSAKRVILATPTTCIALLKAIAYGWQQEQMTKSAQEISKLGKDLYERFSIVLEHYTKSGQALRKAVESYNDGVRSVETRLIPSLRKFKELGVSSARDAAPPPEIDQSPKRAQHLALEFTEEDT, from the coding sequence ATGACCGAGCTGCTCCTCATAGGGTCGGGAATCCTCATCGGCGCGTTTTTCTCGTGGCTCATTGCCGGTTTCCGCCACCGTGGCGAGATCGCCCGCCACACCGCCGCGCTCCAGGCGGACTATGCTGACCGCATCGCCGGCCTCGAGGGCAGGGCAAAAGGTTCCGAGGCGGTCGTCGGCGAGCTGCGACAGCAGCTGCAGCAGAAAGATGACGATCTGCTCCAGCTGCGGAAAGAGCTCCAGGGGGAGCGCCACCAGCGCATTGAGACCGTGACGCGATTGGAGGAGTCGCAGAAGCGGCTCGAAGACTCGTACCGCAGCCTAGAGCAGCAGAAAGAGCTGATCGAGGTGATGAAGAAGGAGATCGCCGACACTTTCAGCGTGCTCTCGTCGGCAGCGCTCAAGAGCAGCAGCGAGGATTTCCTGAGGCTCGCCTCGGAGAACCTCGGCAAGATCGTTGCCGAGACCAAGGGCAAGCTCGGGGAGCACCAGGCCGCCCTGGACGGCACGGTCAAGCCCCTCCAGGAGATGCTCAAGCGCTACGAGCAGCAGCTGCGCGAGATCGAGGAGGGCAGGCACCGGAGCTTCGGGAGCCTGACGGAGCAGCTGAAGTCGCTCTCGACCATGCACGAACAGCTCCAGCGGGAGACGAGCAACCTGGTCACGGCCCTGAGCAAGCCGAAGGTGAGCGGCTCCTGGGGAGAGCTCGGCCTGCGGAGAGTGGTGGAGCTTGCAGGCATGACCGCCTATTGCGATTTCTACGAGCAGGAGTCGGTAGCCACCGAAGGGGGCCGCATCAGGCCCGATATGATCGTGAGACTGCCGAACGGCAGGGAGATCGTCATCGATGCAAAGGCCCCGGTCGAGGCCTATATGGCGGTGGTGGCCGCTGCCTCGGACGAGGAGCGGAAAAAAGCGATTGTGCACTACATCGCCAGCGTGCGCAGCCACCTGAACGTCCTGAGCTCAAAGGCCTACTGGGACCAGTTCGCCCAGTCACCGGAGATCGTCGTCATGTACCTGCCGGGCGAGTCGTTCTTCAGCGCGGCCATCGAGCACGACCATACGCTGATCGAAGACGGCAGCGCCAAGCGGGTCATCCTCGCCACGCCGACCACCTGCATCGCGCTGCTCAAGGCGATCGCCTACGGCTGGCAGCAGGAGCAGATGACCAAGAGCGCCCAGGAGATCAGCAAGCTCGGCAAGGACCTCTATGAGCGGTTCTCGATCGTGCTCGAGCACTATACAAAGAGCGGGCAGGCGCTCCGCAAGGCGGTCGAGTCGTACAACGACGGGGTGCGCTCGGTCGAGACGCGGCTCATCCCCTCGCTGCGGAAGTTCAAGGAGCTCGGCGTCTCGAGCGCCAGGGACGCTGCTCCTCCTCCGGAGATAGACCAATCCCCCAAGCGCGCACAGCACCTGGCCCTTGAATTTACCGAGGAAGATACGTAG
- a CDS encoding TIGR00730 family Rossman fold protein, whose protein sequence is MAPYKDNTVRIEDLKGSESFRIFRIQGELVDGFEALYNLGPAVSIFGSARLGEDTYYYQKAVEVAQMLSKAGFSIITGGGPGIMEAANRGAKLGKGTSVGLNIVLPHEQKPNPYQDINISFKYFFVRKLMFVKYAMAFIIFPGGFGTMDEMFEALTLVQTGKIDAFPVILFGREYWQGLIDWMKTSLVKEGTIGREDFAFFQVVDEPREVCELLKEHYRVFGGPVPIGECNENNKRP, encoded by the coding sequence ATGGCGCCGTACAAAGACAACACGGTACGAATCGAAGACCTCAAGGGATCGGAGTCATTCAGGATATTCAGGATTCAGGGCGAGCTGGTCGACGGCTTCGAGGCGCTCTACAATCTGGGGCCTGCGGTGAGCATCTTCGGCAGCGCCCGGCTCGGCGAGGATACCTACTATTATCAGAAGGCTGTCGAGGTGGCGCAGATGCTCTCGAAAGCGGGCTTCTCGATCATCACCGGCGGCGGCCCCGGTATCATGGAGGCGGCGAACAGGGGGGCCAAGCTGGGGAAGGGCACCTCGGTGGGCCTGAATATCGTCCTGCCCCATGAGCAGAAGCCGAACCCCTACCAGGACATCAACATCTCGTTCAAGTACTTTTTCGTGCGGAAGCTGATGTTCGTAAAATACGCCATGGCCTTTATCATCTTTCCCGGCGGCTTCGGGACCATGGACGAGATGTTCGAGGCATTGACCCTCGTCCAGACCGGCAAGATCGACGCCTTCCCGGTCATCCTCTTCGGCAGGGAGTACTGGCAGGGCCTCATCGACTGGATGAAGACTTCCCTGGTAAAAGAAGGGACCATAGGCCGCGAGGACTTCGCCTTCTTCCAGGTTGTCGATGAGCCGAGAGAGGTGTGCGAGCTCTTGAAGGAGCACTACCGCGTCTTCGGCGGGCCGGTGCCGATCGGCGAGTGCAACGAGAATAACAAAAGACCGTGA
- the trpD gene encoding anthranilate phosphoribosyltransferase, with protein MIKEGINLLIQNISLSEEEMAECMTEIMEGRATDAQIGAFLTALRIKGETVDEITGAARIMREKATRIKAPEGVIDTCGTGGDMSNTFNISTVVALVVAASGVPVAKHGNRSVSSQSGSTDVLEALGVKIDLVPEKVETCLFETNFGFLFAPLFHPAMKYAIGPRREMGVRTIFNILGPLTNPANAKRQVLGVFASRLTDLLASVLGNLGAEDAMVVHGEDGLDEITVCDGTRISRYRNREVETSYITPEDYGFARAATEALAGGNKEENARITLSILNGEDGPRRDIVLLNAAAALIAGGRTDNFTAGIEIAADAIDAKKALDKLEEVRKVTNSL; from the coding sequence ATGATCAAAGAGGGTATCAACCTGCTCATCCAGAACATAAGCCTCTCCGAGGAGGAGATGGCGGAGTGCATGACCGAGATCATGGAGGGCCGCGCCACCGATGCCCAGATCGGCGCCTTTCTGACTGCGCTCAGAATAAAGGGCGAGACCGTGGACGAGATTACGGGCGCCGCGCGCATCATGAGGGAGAAGGCGACGAGGATCAAGGCGCCTGAAGGAGTCATCGACACCTGCGGCACCGGCGGCGATATGTCGAACACCTTCAATATTTCGACCGTCGTTGCCCTCGTCGTCGCCGCCTCGGGAGTGCCTGTGGCAAAGCACGGCAACCGCTCGGTGTCGAGCCAGTCCGGGAGCACCGATGTGCTCGAAGCCCTCGGCGTGAAGATCGACCTCGTCCCCGAAAAGGTCGAGACGTGTCTCTTCGAGACGAATTTCGGCTTTCTCTTCGCCCCGCTCTTTCACCCGGCCATGAAGTACGCCATCGGCCCCCGCCGCGAGATGGGGGTGAGGACCATCTTCAATATCCTGGGCCCGCTGACCAATCCGGCGAATGCGAAGCGCCAGGTGCTCGGCGTCTTTGCGAGCCGTCTCACCGACCTGCTCGCCTCGGTCCTCGGAAACCTTGGCGCCGAAGACGCCATGGTAGTGCATGGAGAGGACGGTCTCGACGAGATCACGGTCTGCGACGGCACGAGGATCTCCCGCTACCGCAACAGGGAGGTCGAGACCTCCTATATCACCCCGGAAGATTACGGCTTCGCGCGGGCCGCTACGGAAGCGCTCGCCGGAGGGAACAAGGAAGAGAATGCCCGGATAACCCTCTCGATCCTCAACGGCGAGGACGGCCCGCGGCGCGATATCGTGCTGCTCAATGCCGCCGCCGCCCTGATTGCAGGCGGCCGCACCGACAATTTCACTGCCGGCATAGAAATAGCGGCGGATGCGATCGATGCGAAGAAGGCGCTGGACAAGCTGGAAGAGGTCAGGAAAGTAACGAATTCACTTTAA
- a CDS encoding aminodeoxychorismate/anthranilate synthase component II, with protein sequence MLLMIDNYDSFTYNIVQYLGELGEEVRVFRNDKITIAEIERLGPERIVVSPGPCTPKEAGVSIEVITHFAGRVPLLGVCLGHQSIGAAFGGEIIRAPYLMHGKISRVHHDNRTIFTGLPNPFDATRYHSLVIRRESLPDCLEITAWTEDGVIMGVRHKTHIVEGVQFHPESILTTAGRDLLKNFLGLGAAS encoded by the coding sequence ATGCTTCTGATGATCGATAACTACGACTCCTTTACCTATAATATCGTTCAGTATTTGGGGGAACTGGGCGAGGAGGTCCGCGTCTTCAGGAACGACAAGATCACTATCGCAGAGATCGAGCGGCTCGGGCCGGAGCGGATCGTCGTCTCTCCGGGGCCGTGCACGCCGAAGGAGGCGGGCGTCTCGATCGAGGTAATCACGCATTTCGCCGGCAGAGTCCCGCTCCTGGGCGTCTGCCTGGGCCACCAGTCGATCGGCGCGGCCTTCGGCGGCGAGATCATACGGGCGCCGTATCTCATGCACGGCAAGATATCCCGCGTCCACCACGACAACAGGACGATATTCACGGGACTGCCCAACCCCTTCGACGCGACGCGCTACCACTCCCTGGTCATCAGGAGAGAGTCCCTGCCCGACTGCCTCGAGATCACGGCATGGACCGAAGACGGCGTCATCATGGGCGTCCGCCATAAAACGCATATCGTGGAAGGAGTACAGTTCCATCCCGAATCCATTCTCACCACGGCCGGCAGAGATCTCTTGAAGAACTTTCTCGGCCTCGGGGCCGCGTCATGA
- the trpE gene encoding anthranilate synthase component I, with amino-acid sequence MLFPDFDTFIALARQGNLIPVYKEILGDSETPVSAFLKLDKKPAFLLESVTGGEKWARYSFLGIDPAMTVVFHGRRGEISSNGSRSTVEAEDPLIIIKETLGQFTPVEVPGLPRFSGGFVGYIGYDVVKFFERVPDLRKPALDMPDIFLMLTDTLLIFDNLKQTIKIVCNVHVNGDDRKGAYDEAGKKIDRIIGDLTGGQVSPGAALRIPSGHPSPGAARPTPAKKFVSNFRKEDFLEAVAQSKEHVLAGDVVQVVLSQRFETEATAGPFELYRALRVINPSPYMYYLDIGDAQLVGSSPEILVRLEEETITLRPIAGTRKRGATEEEDLALEEDLKQDPKEVAEHIMLVDLGRNDVGRVAEIGSVTVTELMKVERYSHVMHLVSNVEGTVKRGLDAFDVFRACFPAGTVTGAPKVKAMEIIEELEPTRRGPYAGSVGYFSYSGNMDICITIRTLVVKNGRIYVQAGAGIVADSVPESEYTETVNKASAMMKAVDFFERPRRE; translated from the coding sequence ATGTTGTTTCCCGATTTCGACACCTTCATCGCCCTGGCACGGCAGGGTAATCTTATTCCCGTGTATAAGGAGATCCTCGGCGACAGCGAGACGCCGGTAAGCGCCTTTCTGAAGCTCGACAAAAAGCCCGCCTTTCTCCTGGAGAGCGTAACCGGGGGCGAGAAGTGGGCCCGCTACTCCTTTCTCGGTATCGATCCGGCGATGACCGTCGTCTTTCACGGGCGGCGAGGCGAGATCAGCAGCAACGGTAGCCGCTCGACGGTCGAGGCAGAGGATCCGCTCATCATTATAAAAGAGACCCTCGGGCAGTTTACGCCGGTCGAGGTGCCGGGCCTGCCGCGCTTTTCAGGCGGCTTCGTCGGCTACATCGGGTATGATGTGGTGAAATTCTTCGAGCGCGTTCCCGACCTCCGGAAGCCCGCCCTCGACATGCCCGATATCTTCCTGATGCTCACCGATACCCTCCTCATCTTCGACAACCTCAAACAGACCATAAAGATCGTCTGCAACGTTCATGTGAACGGCGACGACCGGAAAGGGGCGTATGACGAGGCGGGAAAGAAGATCGACCGGATCATCGGGGACCTGACCGGCGGGCAGGTCAGCCCGGGCGCGGCGCTGAGGATTCCTTCGGGGCATCCATCCCCGGGAGCGGCACGCCCGACCCCCGCCAAAAAGTTCGTCTCGAACTTTCGGAAAGAGGACTTCCTCGAGGCCGTTGCGCAGTCGAAGGAGCATGTCCTTGCCGGCGACGTGGTGCAGGTCGTCCTCTCGCAGCGCTTCGAGACCGAGGCGACCGCCGGCCCCTTCGAGCTCTACCGCGCCCTGCGGGTCATCAATCCCTCGCCGTATATGTATTATCTCGATATCGGGGATGCGCAGCTCGTCGGCTCCTCTCCCGAGATCCTGGTGAGGCTCGAGGAGGAGACGATCACGCTCAGGCCGATCGCCGGCACGCGGAAGCGGGGCGCCACCGAAGAAGAGGACCTCGCGCTCGAGGAGGACCTGAAGCAGGACCCCAAAGAGGTCGCCGAGCACATCATGCTCGTCGACCTGGGCAGGAACGATGTCGGCAGGGTGGCCGAGATCGGCTCGGTGACAGTGACGGAGCTCATGAAAGTCGAGCGGTACAGCCATGTGATGCACCTCGTCTCGAATGTGGAAGGAACGGTGAAGAGGGGCCTCGACGCCTTCGATGTCTTCAGGGCCTGCTTTCCCGCCGGCACCGTCACCGGCGCGCCGAAGGTGAAGGCTATGGAGATCATCGAGGAGCTCGAGCCGACCAGGCGCGGACCCTACGCCGGGTCGGTAGGCTATTTCAGCTATTCCGGCAACATGGATATCTGCATCACGATTAGAACGCTCGTCGTCAAGAATGGTAGAATATATGTACAGGCCGGCGCCGGGATCGTCGCCGATTCCGTTCCCGAAAGCGAGTATACCGAGACCGTGAACAAGGCGTCAGCCATGATGAAGGCGGTCGATTTCTTCGAGCGGCCCCGCAGGGAGTAG
- a CDS encoding transcription termination/antitermination NusG family protein, whose product MSWYAIYTKPKQEDRVAENLSRALHGVFNPKLKRKKLIRGRYEQVIRPFFPCYVFAQFDPASQYHMIKYTRGVRGIVGSPGSPWPVSEEIIGIIRAKMDDEGLIVIKPDIRVGDPVEITEGPLQGFAGIFEKEMKDRDRVVVLLNTIEYQATVEIEREFLRKRPA is encoded by the coding sequence ATGAGCTGGTATGCGATTTATACGAAGCCGAAGCAGGAAGACCGCGTGGCCGAAAATCTCTCCCGGGCTCTGCACGGGGTCTTCAACCCGAAGCTGAAGAGAAAAAAGCTGATCCGCGGCAGGTATGAGCAGGTGATACGGCCCTTCTTCCCCTGCTATGTGTTCGCGCAGTTCGATCCTGCAAGCCAGTACCACATGATCAAGTACACCCGCGGCGTGCGGGGCATCGTCGGAAGCCCGGGCTCTCCCTGGCCGGTGAGCGAAGAGATCATCGGCATCATCAGGGCAAAAATGGATGACGAGGGGCTCATCGTCATCAAACCGGATATACGGGTGGGGGACCCGGTGGAGATTACCGAGGGGCCTCTGCAGGGGTTCGCGGGGATCTTCGAGAAGGAGATGAAAGACCGGGACCGCGTCGTGGTGCTGCTGAACACGATCGAGTACCAGGCCACGGTCGAGATCGAGCGGGAGTTTCTCAGGAAGCGGCCCGCCTGA
- a CDS encoding SDR family NAD(P)-dependent oxidoreductase has protein sequence MGKIIVTGAAGFIGWRTSAQLLAAGRQVIGIDNMNDYYDVSLKTHRLDELKRQAGFSFHQTDIEDLNALDTIFGKSGIDAVINLAARAGVRYSLENPHVYMSTNAQGTLNLLEMMRKHGVKKMVLASTSSLYAGQKMPFSEDLPVNTPISPYAASKKAAEAMAYAYHYLFGLDISVVRYFTVYGPAGRPDMSIFRFIKWIDEGTPLELFGDGSQSRDFTYIDDVASGTVLALKEVGYEIINIGGGKDPRSLNYVIGKIEEHLGKKAAFDYKPFHKADMTETSADVGKAARLLDWKAEVGLDEGIKRTVEWYLANRQWLKDVRL, from the coding sequence ATGGGAAAAATCATCGTTACCGGAGCTGCAGGATTCATCGGCTGGAGGACCTCGGCCCAGTTGCTGGCGGCAGGACGGCAGGTCATCGGCATCGACAACATGAATGATTATTATGATGTCTCGCTCAAGACGCATCGTCTCGATGAGCTCAAACGGCAGGCGGGGTTCTCCTTTCACCAAACGGACATCGAGGACCTCAATGCTCTTGATACGATCTTCGGCAAGAGCGGGATCGATGCCGTGATCAACCTCGCCGCGCGCGCGGGAGTGCGGTACAGCCTCGAAAACCCCCATGTCTACATGAGCACCAACGCGCAGGGCACCCTGAACCTTCTCGAGATGATGCGGAAGCACGGGGTGAAGAAGATGGTGCTCGCTTCGACCTCTTCCCTCTACGCAGGGCAGAAGATGCCCTTCAGCGAGGACCTGCCGGTCAATACCCCCATCTCGCCCTATGCCGCATCGAAAAAGGCGGCGGAGGCGATGGCCTATGCCTACCACTACCTCTTCGGCCTCGACATATCGGTGGTGAGGTATTTCACCGTCTACGGCCCGGCGGGCAGGCCCGACATGAGCATCTTCCGGTTCATCAAGTGGATCGATGAGGGGACCCCTCTCGAGCTCTTCGGCGACGGCTCGCAGAGCAGGGATTTTACCTATATCGACGATGTCGCGAGCGGAACCGTACTCGCCCTGAAAGAGGTGGGATACGAGATCATCAATATCGGGGGGGGAAAGGACCCGCGCTCGCTGAACTACGTTATCGGCAAGATCGAAGAGCATCTCGGGAAGAAGGCGGCCTTCGACTATAAACCGTTCCATAAGGCGGACATGACCGAAACCAGCGCAGATGTCGGGAAGGCGGCCCGGCTTCTGGACTGGAAGGCGGAGGTGGGCCTCGACGAGGGGATCAAGAGAACGGTGGAGTGGTATCTGGCCAACAGGCAGTGGCTCAAGGACGTGAGGCTGTAG